From one Culex quinquefasciatus strain JHB chromosome 3, VPISU_Cqui_1.0_pri_paternal, whole genome shotgun sequence genomic stretch:
- the LOC119770453 gene encoding extensin-like has translation MSHLFNITVNQYGRGGRGGRGGKKGRGGRGGGNGGWKKKKRVGRGGPVRQEVPVGETPPPSPFLEPPPARLSVERPTAPPFSPFNNTPPPSPFRPPPPPPRMNLNPLASSFAGPSFPPPRSAAPNISAPVFPDQRFPAFRCAAPSFPAPYFTAPRNVAPAEGQGPRMVWWQVGPPQQLPPNARVEVRDEGNSLYYGAPALQDGDPEDGEPEEGEIID, from the exons ATGAGCCATCTATTTAAT ATTACGGTGAATCAATACGGGCGTGGTGGCCGGGGAGGTCGTGGCGGCAAGAAAGGACGTGGGGGTCGTGGAGGAGGAAATGGAGGGTGGAAAAAAAAGAAGCGGGTGGGAAGGGGAGGGCCTGTGCGCCAAGAGGTGCCGGTGGGAGAAACTCCACCGCCTTCGCCCTTCCTCGAACCACCACCTGCACGACTGAGTGTGGAAAGACCCACGGCACCACCCTTTTCCCCCTTCAACAACACTCCACCACCATCACCCTTCAGGCCGCCTCCGCCACCGCCCCGGATGAACCTCAATCCTCTGGCCTCGTCCTTCGCCGGCCCAAGTTTCCCACCCCCTCGTTCCGCTGCCCCAAACATCTCGGCGCCGGTTTTTCCGGACCAGCGTTTCCCGGCGTTTCGTTGCGCTGCACCAAGCTTCCCGGCGCCGTATTTCACGGCCCCACGTAACGTTGCCCCAGCAGAAGGCCAAGGGCCAAGGATGGTGTGGTGGCAGGTGGGCCCGCCCCAACAGCTGCCTCCGAACGCAAGAGTAGAAGTCCGAGACGAGGGGAATAGCCTTTATTATGGCGCACCAGCATTACAGGATGGTGATCCAGAGGATGGCGAGCCCGAGGAGGGCGAAATTATTGATTAA